CGCTCTCGCGACCACAGCCGGTCGATACCGGCTGCTTGTCGCTCACGGCCCCCTGCCCAGTAGGCAGGGGGCCTCTTCGTTTTTACAGACCGCTCGGCTCCATTATATCGTGCATGCGTGGCCCCGCCTCGCTCTCGCCGCCACGGCCTGTCAGTACAGGCCGCTTGCGGCTCACAGCCCCTTGCCGCAAACGCCCGAGGGGGCTTTTTTTTATACGCATTCCTCGCCCGCGTCATGCTGAACTCGGTTCAGCATCGGCTTCTTGTGCCAGAGCCGTTGCCCGGATTGCACGGGGTTTTAGGGGCGGAGCCATTAGGCGAGAGGGTAGCGCGCAACGCAGTGCAAGCGAGGGGGAGGCTTCCCCCTTTCTCAATATTTTTTACTTACAAATTAATACAGAATGGAATATTCCAATCTGGAACTTTGACAATCTGTCCATTGCAATTTTCATATTGCATTGGTTTTTCGCGTGTGCGAATTATACTTTGATATCAGGTTGGTAACGCGATTAAGCGCTCCGTTTGGTATGCGAGGTGTGTTATGGAAAACAACGAAATCAAAATCAGGAAAGTCGGTCCCATCGTCGAAACGATCTGGGGCGTCCTCATTTTAGTATCGAGTCTTGTTCTGCTTTTTGTAGGCGGCTAGCGCGAAGGCCACACGGTCTTACGACTTCCAGAGCGAAGGAATCGGGCTGTGTGCGTCGTAGATGTCTTCGGCGTCGCGTAGCGGTTCTGACTTGCTCTTGAGCGGAAGCATGCGGTGTGCGTCTTGGTTTGCGGTCGAGTGATTAGCGACCGCTTTCTTGTACCAGCGCAGAGCCATGTTATAGATTCTTGCGTGTTCCAGGATTTTTCCGATAGCCACATTCAGGTTTGCAAATGTTTCGCTATCGCTGTCGCTGAATTTTGCAAATCGGTCGAATTCCTGTTCCCAGTATTCAATTTCTTCATAGCAGGGCGGCACAGCCGACTCTGCTATGTTTATTTCTTCGACCATGGCGGTAGAAAGCTTGGGATCTGCCTTCACGATATTCTGGATGGCCAATGCGAGCTCCCTGCGGCCTGTTGCAGTCGCAATCTTGAGCCAGGGGGCATAATAGCGTGCCATGCCGTAAAGGGCGTTCATGCGCTCCAGGGATTCATTTGCACATGCGCAGCCGGCGGCCTTTGCCTTCTTGTACCATTCGGCGGCGTGGGCGTATTCGCCTGCGTTTTCGCAAATCTGTCCGAATTCGTTAGCGAGAGTTCCGTTTGCGGCTTCCTGCAAGGCGGCACTTTCGGAAGCGGTGGTGTCGCCGATTTCAAATTCGTTTGCCTTCTGGTACATCTCGTAGCAGGCTTCCAGTGCTTTTGCCTGTCTGAAATATTGGGCGAGCGCAAGAGCGAGCTGTTTGGTAATGGGCGGATTCTGTATGGCGTATCCGGACCATTCCTCGACTTCGCCGGCGGGCGGAACGGCAGTAGTGTCGTTGCCTGCATTCACGGTGTCGGCATGTCCCTTGGCCTGGTTGATTTTTTCAAGGGCCTTGAGGCCTGCCGGTGTAGAAGTATCCGGAGCGGGTGCGTTTACAATGATGTTGAGCAATGCGCGTGCAATGGAAAAGTGTCCCTGGTTTTTGGCCATGACAAGTCGGCTGTAGTAGCTGGGGATGTTCGATGTATCCAATTGCATTTTGCCCTCTTATAAAATCTTTTGCGTTATGCTGCGATATCTGCATAATAGAATTTTTTTTATTTCTTTGCAAAGCGGGAAAAATGAAAAATGTCATATTTTGTACTTTACAGAAATCTATATTGTGACGATATAAGAGATGTAGGCGTTTAAAGAGGTACTTAAAGTGAAATTGATTCATACGGCAGACCTGCACATCGGAAAAAGCGTGTGCGAGCATTCGATGCTCGACGAACAAAGGCATATCTTGGCCGAAATCTTGAAAGCGGTAGAAACGGAAAAGCCCGAGGCCTTGCTGGTTGCAGGCGATGTTTACGACAAGTCGGTCCCTTCTGCCGATGCGGTTGCCGTGCTGGACGATTTTTTGGTGAAGCTCTCGAAGACTGGCACGAAGGTTTTCGTGCTGAGCGGTAACCACGATTCCGCGGAACGCCTCGCCTTTGGAAGCAGGCTCATGAATGACCGCGGCGTATACATGTCGCAGGTGTATTCCGGCTCCTTTGCGCCTGTCACGCTCAAAGACGGTTCGGGCGAAGTCGATGTGTGGCTGCTTCCGTTTGTGCGCCCAGCCGCAGTACGCGCGTACCTCAAGAGCGACGAGGAACGTGACGAAGTTGTTGACTATACCTCTGCCATGCGTATGGCGATTGCGCAGATGAATTTTACGCCGGGGCGTCGCAATGTCCTTTTGGCGCACCAGTTCGTGACCGGTGCGGAACGTAGCGATTCCGAAGAAAACGTAGGCGGCCTCGACAATGTGGATGCATCTGTTTTCGAAGGCTTCGACTATGTGGCGCTCGGGCATATCCACAAACCGCAGAATGTGGCGCTCGATGCGGCCGGAATGCCCCGCGTGCGTTACAGCGGTACACCTCTCAAGTATTCACTGTCCGAGAAGGATCATAAAAAGTCCTTGACGGTTATCGAGCTGGGCGTGAAGGCGGATACGGGTCTTTCTGAAATTGCAGTTCGCGAAATTCCGCTTACGCCGATGCATGACGTGCGCGAAATCCGCGGGACTTTTGCCGAACTCGTGTCGCCGGATTTCCAGCGGAAGCAATTGGCCGACGGACTCAAGCTGGACGATTACATTTACGTCAAGCTGACGGATGAAAATGACGTGCCCGATGCCGCCTTGAAGTTGCGCGGCATTTACCCGAACCTGATGATGCTCGATTACGATAACGAGCGTACCCGCAATCAAAAGATTACGGTAGGCGAGGGCAAGGTGGAACAGAAAACTCCGATGGAGCTTTTCTCGGAATTCTTTACGGACATGACCAAGCGCGAAATGAACGAAGAAGAATATGAATTCGTGCGCGATATGATTGACGGTATCTGGGAGGCTAAATGAGACCGACTAAACTGATTATTTCGGCTTTTGGCCCTTACGCAGATCGCACGCTTATCGATCTGGAAAAGCTCGGTACGAGCGGATTGTACCTGATTTCGGGCGATACCGGTGCCGGCAAGACGACGATTTTCGATGCGATTACGTATGCCCTTTTCGGGCGTGCAAGTGGCGACAGCCGCGACGATGCGAAACTGTTCCGTTGCCTGAACGCAAAGCCTGAAACGAAGACGGAAGTGGATTTGACGTTCGTGTATGCGGGCAAGGAATACCGCATTGTGCGCAATCCCGAATACATGCGCCCCAAGGCCCGCGGCGAGGGCTTTACCAAGGAAAGTGCTTCGGTTACGCTGTACAAGCCCGATGCAAGCGGCAGGCAAAGCCCTACGAGCCCCTCTGTGAGCAAGGAGAAGGATGTTGC
This genomic window from Fibrobacter sp. UWB5 contains:
- a CDS encoding exonuclease SbcCD subunit D, which encodes MKLIHTADLHIGKSVCEHSMLDEQRHILAEILKAVETEKPEALLVAGDVYDKSVPSADAVAVLDDFLVKLSKTGTKVFVLSGNHDSAERLAFGSRLMNDRGVYMSQVYSGSFAPVTLKDGSGEVDVWLLPFVRPAAVRAYLKSDEERDEVVDYTSAMRMAIAQMNFTPGRRNVLLAHQFVTGAERSDSEENVGGLDNVDASVFEGFDYVALGHIHKPQNVALDAAGMPRVRYSGTPLKYSLSEKDHKKSLTVIELGVKADTGLSEIAVREIPLTPMHDVREIRGTFAELVSPDFQRKQLADGLKLDDYIYVKLTDENDVPDAALKLRGIYPNLMMLDYDNERTRNQKITVGEGKVEQKTPMELFSEFFTDMTKREMNEEEYEFVRDMIDGIWEAK